CCGAGACATTAATCCCCTCTGCGGCCAGTTTTTTAATAAACGATCCATCTGGATCAAGCTCAGGCGCCATTGTAATCGTTTTTATTTTCTCCCCGGATAACTCCTGCCAACGATCAAATAGAGCTTCATCCGGGTCCTTAATATGTTGTAAAGGTTGGGCACCAGCTTTCTTTTTTTCAATGAATGGGCCTTCTAAATGAACACCAATTACCTCTGCTTGTCCTCCTTTATTCATATAGTCCCGTACATTGATTAACGCAGCCTCAATCTGCTCTGGAGCCTGCGTAATTGTCGTTGCTAAAAAGCTAGTTGTACCTTCTTTAGGCAATACAGAAGCCATCGTATCTAGAGCAGCTTCAGTAGCATCCATCACATCTGCGCCATTTGCTCCATGAATATGCCCATCAATGAACCCAGGGATAGCGGCTAAACCTTTCGCATCAATAATTTGTGTTCCTTCAGGCAAATTGGAAGGCATTTCATCAGATGGATGAACGGAAACAATTTTCCCTTCATCCATAAGTACATTACCAGACTCTATAACTGTTGTTTCCGTGTACACTTTTGCATTTTTAATTAACACTGGAGAAGTTTCTTTCATCTTACGTCGCTTCCTTCCTTACGAATCATGTAATATGTTTCCTTGCTTTCCTTACAGAGTTTCTAAAATTTAACTCTCTAGGACGATGGTAACATAACTTGTGTTTTTTTTCACATTACTCCTAGTTGTCAATCTATCCCTGTTACATCGCAGATCGATAAAAATTATACGTTTGCATTTTAGTTTAAGCAAGTACATCGATTAAATCATTTTAGCACCTACAACTAGCTGAGCTACCTATCACAATGCCACGTCACTTCTCCCGATTTCCATTTCTTCATTTGAATTCATAAAAAAACAAACATTGTTTAAAATAAGTCACATTCATCAATATGACAATGGTTATAGCCTCATATTTAAACTACTCACAGATGACAACATATCAAGAAGCAGCATCTCTAGAAGAAATACTACTTCTTGATCTTAGGATTTATGCGCTACTGAACTTGTTATTGTGCTACTTCGTAATTCTTTAATAAGCATATTCACCATTTCTTGAGAAGATTTTATATTTTGATTTTCTGTTTCTCGGATAACTTTTTTTAATAATTTTTTATACCTTTCTTGTTCACCCATCAAATCCCCACCTTTACACCTTCATTTTGTGCAAATAAATGTTTGACTACTTAACTTCATTCATTCGATAATCTTTTTTCTAAATTACTATAAATTCTACTAAAAGTTACAGCGTTATACAATCATTTCGACTATTTTTTTAGAAATAAGAATATATGCAATTGTAGAAACGATTCAATTAAATTGGGTCACTATATCATATGCTATTACCATCAAATAGGGAAAATTTCTTTTTTGATTTTATAGGAACCTATAAAATGAGGTGCTTGTGGATAACGAAATAACCGACTAGTCACGTCCGGCGCACGAGCCCGGCAACGATGCGACTTTAGAAATGCACCCTACGCTACGATAAGGTCTCATCGGTTCGTCACAAAGAGGAAGGCCGACTAAAAACGGGCTTGCCGCTCAGGCGTCGGCATACCCCTGTTTTTAGTGGCATGATTCCTAAATCTTTAGTTGATTCGTTCCATTCGCTACGTTGCTAAACGGGCGCCCCAAGCCTTTGTTCACTAGGTGAACTCACGCTTACGGAGTAATTATTATATAAAAGCAAGTGCCTTGATTAGCCGTGATAAGCAATTGAACTCCTTTACAAAAAGACCCGTCTAGATGTTGAACACCTCGTGGTTTTAGTCAACTGTTAAAAAAACGGAAACAGCAAAATATCATATCGCAACCAAAGTATTTAAGCTTGCTTACAAAGTAAAATAACCGCAAGCATCTTATCGCTCCACGGTTATTGTTTATTAATTCGCCATTTATTAAATTCCAAATATTCTTTAAACTGTTCTTTAGTCACTCCAGACTCCATTGCCTCTTTAACAATTTCCAGCCACTCCTCATCTAACTGTTCCGCAGGCATACTTGGGTCTTTTCTTAGCAGTTCATTAATGGAGA
This genomic interval from Virgibacillus pantothenticus contains the following:
- the nagA gene encoding N-acetylglucosamine-6-phosphate deacetylase, encoding MKETSPVLIKNAKVYTETTVIESGNVLMDEGKIVSVHPSDEMPSNLPEGTQIIDAKGLAAIPGFIDGHIHGANGADVMDATEAALDTMASVLPKEGTTSFLATTITQAPEQIEAALINVRDYMNKGGQAEVIGVHLEGPFIEKKKAGAQPLQHIKDPDEALFDRWQELSGEKIKTITMAPELDPDGSFIKKLAAEGINVSAGHTDANYSLMQQAVKHGVRQVTHLCNAMNGIHHRDIGAVGAAMELEELRAELIADGIHVVPEMLQLIYRNIGSERLLLITDAMRAKCLPAGEYELGGQPVHVSSDRALLDNGTLAGSILKMQEGAQNMLRLTDVSMKNIVEMTAVNPAKQINIYDRKGSITPGKDADVLLVDEHLDIKYTFCRGIIAFKGDKQNGID